Proteins from a single region of Hermetia illucens chromosome 3, iHerIll2.2.curated.20191125, whole genome shotgun sequence:
- the LOC119650987 gene encoding reticulon-4-interacting protein 1, mitochondrial, protein MSLLRSSLQAIRQEYGTIIRQNHNLSIKERAYRKMRGWQVHSYGGIEELQLAENAKIPTISNANEVLVKVQTAGVNPIDVAMLRGYGAPILKLARNATTDIEFPLTFGREFTGVVVQKGMGVSDRLKTGQTVWGVVPLQKQGSHAEYVVVSESTVTELPQELNSVEGSAVLYAGLTAWSGIFLVSNLGSLLPSNCLKSESSLRDKRVLILGASGSVGSLAAQILKAEHAIVIGSCSSDAMPMVQTLGVDHIIDYTDESSSNAFSQCGPYDLILDCAGQGQDGALKYGWQFKEFVTFSAPLLRNVDEHGLIFGMAKNVADLATANIKTLSTKQACVKWAYFVPSLRGIEYLKCLVERKKLLPKIDSVYGFDEAPEAYKKVKEGHLRGKVVIDFHK, encoded by the exons ATGTCGCTTTTGAGGAGTTCTCTGCAGGCTATCCGGCAAGAATATGGAACTATTATCCGACAGAATCACAATTTATCCATCAAGGAACGAGCTTATCGAAAAATGCGAGGATGGCAGGTCCATTCTTATGGTGGCATCGAGGAACTTCAACTGGCAGAGAATGCAAAGATTCCAACTATTTCCAACGCCAATGAAGTGCTGGTTAAAGTCCAGACCGCAGGAGTGAATCCGATTGATGTTGCAATGTTGC GTGGTTACGGTGCACCGATATTGAAACTCGCCAGAAACGCAACTACTGACATTGAATTTCCCTTAACATTCGGCCGAGAATTTACTGGTGTCGTTGTTCAAAAAGGAATGGGTGTGAGCGATCGGCTAAAAACAGGGCAAACAGTTTGGGGCGTGGTCCCCTTACAGAAACAAGGTTCACATGCAGAATATGTGGTAGTTTCAGAATCAACG GTAACTGAACTTCCACAGGAACTCAATTCTGTTGAGGGCAGTGCGGTACTTTATGCAGGTTTGACCGCATGGTCTGGAATATTTCTTGTCAGTAATCTTGGCAGTTTACTGCCAAGCAATTGTTTAAAATCAGAATCTAGTCTAAGGGATAAACGTGTGCTTATATTGGGGGCAAGTGGAAGCGTTGGTTCTTTGGCTGCACAGATTTTAAAAGCAGAACATGCAATCGTTATTGGATCATGCTCATCTGATGCAATGCCCATGGTTCAAACGTTGGGCGTAGATCATATTATTGACTATACAGATGAATCTTCATCCAATGCTTTTTCTCAATGCGGCCCGTATGACTTGATATTGGACTGCGCCGGACAGGGACAAGATGGTGCTTTAAAATATGGCTGGCAATTTAAGGAGTTTGTAACATTTTCTGCACCCCTACTACGCAATGTTGATGAACATGGTCTTATATTTGGAATGGCGAAAAATGTTGCTGATCTTGCGACGGCTAACATAAAAACTTTGAGTACAAAGCAAGCCTGTGTGAAATGGGCGTACTTTGTTCCGTCGCTGCGTGGGATTGAATATTTGAAATGTTTGGTGGAAAGGAAAAAG CTCCTTCCTAAAATCGATAGCGTGTATGGTTTCGACGAGGCACCGGAAGCTTATAAGAAAGTTAAGGAAGGACATTTACGCGGTAAAGTTGTGATAGATTTTCATAAATGA